A window of Natrinema versiforme contains these coding sequences:
- a CDS encoding ABC transporter substrate-binding protein yields MTEIDISSQQAAIDEYQGDPGDRPVLRARFEHNGSPRYMLYTIKRFGYDHDHGFHLDLRLVSDELDEGRETVEAKLQDGDADLIDIDYISTARERADGAPIVAFHPYGQTVGGLVVPEDSGIEGLADLSGHRIGVVRRLDKNWILVRAACREAHGFDPDETATPVEAGSKVELTRLLEDGEVDAILQFWQIVPEIVETGPYREVLPMSTLVDRLAGTEADADRPIPVSTFLTSETYLTDHPDAVRGFRGAFQDAVERLQRDDGLWDEIGERLMYEDDPEVVRAVRDRWRAMVVADWDETTVEGMERLFDHLESVAGADALGVEELPEGLFRPELEVEA; encoded by the coding sequence ATGACCGAAATCGACATCAGTTCACAACAGGCCGCGATCGACGAGTATCAGGGCGACCCCGGCGACCGCCCCGTCCTGCGGGCCCGATTCGAACACAACGGCAGCCCGCGGTACATGCTCTACACGATCAAGCGGTTCGGCTACGATCACGACCACGGCTTTCACCTCGACCTGCGACTCGTCTCCGACGAGTTAGACGAGGGCCGGGAGACCGTCGAGGCGAAACTGCAGGACGGTGACGCCGACCTGATCGACATCGACTACATCTCGACGGCCCGCGAGCGCGCCGACGGCGCGCCGATCGTCGCCTTCCACCCCTACGGCCAGACCGTCGGCGGCCTCGTCGTCCCCGAGGACTCCGGGATCGAGGGCCTCGCGGACCTCTCCGGCCACCGGATCGGCGTCGTCAGACGCCTCGACAAGAACTGGATCCTCGTCCGGGCGGCCTGCCGGGAGGCCCACGGCTTCGACCCCGACGAGACAGCCACGCCGGTCGAAGCCGGCTCGAAGGTCGAACTCACGCGGCTGCTCGAGGACGGTGAGGTCGACGCCATCTTGCAGTTCTGGCAGATCGTTCCGGAGATCGTCGAGACCGGGCCGTACCGCGAGGTGCTGCCGATGTCGACGCTGGTCGATCGCCTCGCCGGCACCGAAGCCGACGCCGATCGCCCGATCCCCGTCTCGACGTTCCTGACGAGCGAGACGTACCTGACCGATCACCCCGATGCGGTCCGCGGGTTCCGCGGCGCGTTTCAGGATGCCGTCGAGCGATTACAGCGCGACGACGGCCTCTGGGACGAGATCGGCGAGCGGCTCATGTACGAGGACGATCCCGAGGTCGTCCGAGCCGTCCGCGACCGGTGGCGCGCGATGGTCGTCGCCGACTGGGACGAGACCACTGTCGAGGGAATGGAACGGCTGTTCGACCACCTCGAATCGGTCGCCGGCGCGGATGCACTCGGCGTCGAGGAGCTCCCCGAGGGGCTGTTCCGACCCGAACTCGAGGTGGAGGCATGA
- a CDS encoding ABC transporter substrate-binding protein, whose protein sequence is MTDAPLSFQLNWEPNGFQSPYFLAREAGFYEDEDLEVEFVEGHGSPYAAKRAARGDADIALAGASAVLAKQSEGFEPLAVAAVTQKTPAAVYTLRDVFGEELTEPAQLAGRTVAPSATKTRILTAQLLEDAGIRDEVDLLEVDPHTHHRVQHKVIDGTVDAAVGVVTNGIEIGREHDRTPDELPIGEYLDIYGMTLVTGPEFADERPETIRSFLRATARGWAAATRDPERAIDVLVDRNATLERNREIERLKFETAAHQLQFTPYVRDHGWGAQDGDRWRRLGETLSETALLEGEIDPDAVWTDEFRPADEALVAEYADRVRPTAE, encoded by the coding sequence ATGACGGACGCCCCCCTCTCGTTTCAGCTCAACTGGGAGCCGAACGGGTTTCAGTCGCCGTACTTCCTCGCCCGCGAGGCGGGCTTCTACGAGGACGAAGACCTCGAGGTCGAGTTCGTCGAGGGCCACGGCTCGCCCTACGCGGCCAAACGCGCCGCCCGCGGCGATGCGGATATCGCGCTCGCCGGCGCGAGCGCCGTCTTGGCGAAACAGAGCGAGGGGTTCGAGCCGCTCGCGGTCGCGGCGGTGACCCAGAAGACGCCGGCGGCCGTCTACACGCTGCGGGACGTCTTCGGCGAGGAGCTTACCGAACCCGCACAACTCGCCGGCCGAACCGTCGCGCCCTCCGCGACGAAGACGCGGATCCTCACGGCCCAGTTACTCGAGGACGCGGGCATCCGCGACGAGGTCGACCTCCTCGAGGTCGATCCGCACACGCACCACCGCGTCCAGCACAAGGTGATCGACGGGACGGTCGACGCCGCGGTCGGCGTGGTCACCAACGGGATCGAAATCGGGCGAGAGCACGACCGGACGCCCGACGAACTCCCGATCGGCGAGTATCTCGACATCTACGGGATGACGCTCGTCACCGGTCCCGAGTTCGCCGACGAACGACCCGAGACGATCCGATCGTTCCTCCGGGCGACCGCCCGCGGCTGGGCCGCCGCGACCCGCGATCCGGAGCGCGCGATCGACGTACTGGTCGACCGCAACGCCACGCTCGAGCGCAACCGGGAGATCGAGCGACTGAAGTTCGAGACCGCCGCCCATCAACTCCAGTTCACGCCGTACGTCCGGGACCACGGCTGGGGCGCACAGGACGGGGATCGCTGGCGGCGACTCGGCGAGACGCTCTCGGAGACGGCGCTGCTCGAGGGGGAGATCGACCCGGACGCGGTCTGGACCGACGAGTTCCGGCCCGCCGACGAGGCGCTCGTCGCGGAGTACGCCGACCGCGTTCGGCCGACGGCGGAGTAA
- a CDS encoding HAD family hydrolase: protein MALERNYDFWLLDLDGTLVDVEWSYTRDVFDRVGDRVGREFTDREADILWSGLTGSRDRQLEEWGVDPVEFWEAFHDEEDPMVRAEQTYLHEDAAFVADLEVPVGLVTHCQEFLAEPVLDHLGIGDWFDARLCCTEETGWKPDPGPVQSVMSELGVGHNGHRGVLAGDGACDVGAAWNAGLDAIHVERVGHERRGQCVLGDYRVQSFAELY from the coding sequence ATGGCCCTCGAGCGCAACTATGACTTCTGGCTGCTCGACCTCGACGGCACCCTCGTCGACGTCGAGTGGTCCTACACTCGCGACGTGTTCGACCGGGTCGGCGACCGGGTCGGCCGCGAGTTCACTGACCGGGAGGCAGATATCCTCTGGAGCGGCCTCACCGGCTCTCGCGACCGCCAACTCGAGGAGTGGGGTGTCGACCCCGTCGAGTTCTGGGAGGCCTTCCACGACGAGGAAGACCCCATGGTCCGAGCCGAACAGACTTATCTCCACGAGGACGCGGCGTTCGTCGCCGACCTCGAGGTGCCGGTCGGCCTGGTCACGCACTGTCAGGAGTTCCTCGCCGAACCCGTCCTGGACCACCTCGGGATCGGCGACTGGTTCGACGCGCGCCTGTGCTGTACCGAGGAGACGGGCTGGAAGCCCGATCCGGGGCCCGTCCAGTCGGTCATGTCCGAACTGGGCGTCGGTCACAACGGCCACCGAGGCGTGCTTGCGGGCGACGGCGCCTGCGACGTCGGCGCGGCGTGGAACGCCGGCCTCGACGCGATCCACGTCGAACGGGTCGGCCACGAGCGGCGTGGCCAGTGCGTGCTCGGCGACTACCGCGTCCAGTCGTTCGCGGAACTGTACTGA
- a CDS encoding Lrp/AsnC family transcriptional regulator, which yields MELDGTDHAILYLLQAESRADFTHDEIAERIDVSSSTVSNRIQRLEDEGVLEKFDPVINYEKAGAPHHILFVCTAPIPERRDLCERTIELSNVVHARELLTGSQNLHVEVVGMQAGDVESTAEELDGLGLEIERSEMLRTEYSRPYDHFGYELVDEPDSG from the coding sequence ATGGAACTCGACGGCACGGACCACGCGATCCTCTACCTCCTGCAGGCGGAGAGTCGCGCGGATTTCACCCACGACGAGATCGCCGAGCGGATCGATGTCTCCTCGAGCACCGTCAGCAACCGCATCCAGCGGCTGGAAGACGAGGGGGTCCTCGAGAAGTTCGATCCGGTAATCAACTACGAAAAGGCGGGTGCGCCCCACCACATTTTGTTCGTCTGTACGGCTCCAATCCCCGAGCGCAGGGACCTCTGCGAGCGGACGATCGAGCTGTCGAACGTCGTCCACGCTCGCGAACTGCTGACCGGATCGCAGAACCTGCACGTCGAAGTCGTCGGTATGCAGGCCGGAGACGTCGAGTCGACCGCCGAAGAATTGGACGGCCTCGGCCTCGAGATCGAACGCTCCGAGATGCTCAGAACGGAGTACAGCCGCCCCTACGATCACTTCGGCTACGAACTCGTCGACGAACCGGACTCGGGATGA
- a CDS encoding HalOD1 output domain-containing protein, whose amino-acid sequence MDSQPSNRTADDAQAPVSVRVVEAVAEREGIDPLELSPPLHDAIDPTALDDLFESNRSRQRDAGSVSFTYCGYSVRVESDGRVDLETETERDSGVRSETNSR is encoded by the coding sequence ATGGATTCTCAGCCCTCGAACCGAACCGCCGACGATGCACAGGCTCCGGTGTCGGTCCGCGTCGTCGAAGCGGTCGCGGAACGCGAAGGGATCGATCCGCTCGAACTTTCGCCACCGCTTCACGACGCGATCGATCCGACCGCGCTGGACGACCTCTTTGAATCGAACCGATCCCGGCAGCGGGACGCCGGTTCCGTTTCGTTCACCTACTGTGGATACAGCGTTCGCGTCGAGAGCGACGGCCGGGTCGACCTCGAGACCGAGACCGAAAGGGATTCAGGAGTCCGGTCGGAGACGAATTCACGATGA
- a CDS encoding glutathione S-transferase N-terminal domain-containing protein, translated as MLELYQAESCPHSSDVREKLTDLGVSYVIHNPRRPGHEGGDVLNEWAQRAMTDLGGEDAIPFLVDTDREEQLYESEDIVDYLEEHYG; from the coding sequence ATGCTCGAACTCTATCAGGCGGAGAGCTGTCCGCACAGCAGCGATGTCCGCGAGAAACTGACGGACCTCGGCGTCTCGTACGTGATTCACAACCCGCGACGGCCCGGCCACGAGGGCGGTGACGTGCTCAACGAGTGGGCCCAGCGGGCGATGACTGACCTCGGCGGCGAGGATGCGATCCCGTTCCTCGTCGATACCGACCGCGAGGAACAACTCTACGAGAGCGAGGACATCGTCGACTACCTCGAGGAACACTACGGGTAA
- the hemA gene encoding glutamyl-tRNA reductase produces the protein MSTGVVTAARVTHESGSVDQLAVASPDSQGAAVDELLTVPDIEEAYVLSTCNRVEAYVVAPDHAIGRAALEELFAGVDDDAVVTTDHDESLQHLLRVAAGLESVILGEDQIIGQVRTAYEDARDAGGIGSMLEAAVTKAIHVGERARTETGINEGVVSLGSAATRRAAAEIALEGATALVVGAGEMGQLAARSLAAAGVDELVVANRTVAHADHLVSDIEDETNATAAPLEALDTVASRADVVVTATGSENPILGPRQLEGETDEAGDSETEQVVVDLGQPRDVSPAADALPSVRVFDLDDLESITEETREQRADAAREVEAMIDAEFDLLTEQYKRARADEAIAAMYESAERIKEREVETALSNLGEETTEEQREVVEAMADALVNQLLAPPTKSLREAAAEDDWSTIHTALQLFNPEFDADDGPLAPPSAITANPDSGIGATDDD, from the coding sequence ATGTCGACCGGGGTCGTGACCGCTGCACGAGTGACCCACGAGAGCGGTAGCGTCGACCAACTGGCCGTCGCCAGTCCCGACAGTCAGGGGGCTGCCGTAGACGAACTCCTGACCGTTCCCGATATCGAGGAGGCGTACGTCCTCTCGACGTGTAACCGAGTCGAGGCGTACGTCGTCGCTCCCGACCACGCCATCGGTCGGGCCGCCCTCGAGGAACTTTTCGCCGGGGTCGACGACGACGCCGTCGTCACGACCGACCACGACGAGAGCCTGCAGCACCTGCTTCGGGTGGCCGCCGGACTCGAGTCGGTGATCCTCGGCGAGGACCAGATCATCGGGCAGGTCCGGACCGCCTACGAGGACGCCCGCGACGCCGGCGGCATCGGCTCGATGCTCGAGGCCGCCGTCACGAAGGCGATCCACGTCGGCGAGCGTGCCCGCACCGAGACCGGTATCAACGAGGGCGTCGTCTCGCTGGGCTCGGCCGCGACGCGCCGAGCAGCCGCCGAAATCGCCCTCGAGGGGGCGACCGCGCTGGTCGTCGGTGCCGGCGAGATGGGACAACTCGCTGCGCGCAGCCTCGCGGCCGCCGGGGTCGACGAACTCGTCGTCGCCAACCGGACCGTCGCCCACGCCGACCACCTCGTCAGCGACATCGAGGACGAGACGAACGCCACGGCCGCGCCGCTCGAGGCGCTCGATACCGTCGCGAGCCGCGCCGATGTCGTCGTCACAGCGACCGGAAGCGAGAACCCGATCCTCGGCCCCCGTCAACTCGAGGGAGAGACCGACGAGGCGGGGGACTCAGAGACCGAGCAGGTGGTCGTTGACCTCGGCCAGCCGCGGGACGTGTCCCCGGCGGCCGACGCGCTGCCGTCGGTTCGTGTCTTCGATCTGGACGACCTCGAGTCGATCACCGAGGAGACCCGCGAGCAGCGGGCCGACGCGGCCCGCGAGGTCGAGGCGATGATCGACGCGGAGTTCGACCTGCTGACCGAGCAGTACAAACGGGCCCGCGCCGACGAGGCGATCGCGGCGATGTATGAGTCCGCCGAGCGGATCAAGGAGCGAGAGGTCGAGACCGCGCTCTCGAACCTCGGGGAGGAAACTACCGAGGAGCAACGCGAGGTCGTCGAAGCGATGGCCGACGCGCTGGTCAACCAGTTGCTCGCCCCGCCGACCAAGAGCCTACGCGAGGCGGCGGCGGAGGACGACTGGAGTACCATCCACACCGCCCTGCAACTATTCAATCCGGAGTTCGACGCCGATGACGGCCCGCTCGCGCCGCCGTCGGCCATCACCGCGAACCCCGATTCGGGAATCGGCGCGACCGACGACGACTGA
- a CDS encoding bifunctional precorrin-2 dehydrogenase/sirohydrochlorin ferrochelatase — protein sequence MIPLLHDFTNETVLIFGGGPVGARKARRFAREARVIVLSPAFTDRDFGDAELIRAGPAADDVPAWLERTAPALVVAATDDEAINRAVADAARDQGVLVNRADRSGERESDSVVVPATVREDPVTVAVATGGTAPALSKYLRQELEETVDGAGEMARACGGLREELKSRDVSAGRRREIVTDVVNSPEVWTALRTGTSNYRQVIEDVLGEELSTGGDRP from the coding sequence ATGATTCCACTTCTCCACGATTTCACGAACGAGACGGTGCTGATCTTCGGCGGCGGACCCGTCGGGGCCCGGAAGGCACGCCGATTCGCCCGCGAGGCGCGGGTGATCGTCCTCAGCCCGGCGTTTACCGATCGGGACTTCGGCGACGCCGAACTGATCCGGGCCGGGCCCGCCGCCGACGACGTTCCGGCGTGGCTCGAGCGGACCGCGCCCGCCCTGGTCGTCGCCGCGACGGACGACGAGGCGATCAACCGAGCCGTCGCCGACGCGGCCCGTGATCAGGGGGTGCTCGTCAACCGGGCGGATCGGTCGGGCGAGCGCGAGTCCGACAGCGTCGTCGTTCCCGCGACCGTGCGCGAGGACCCCGTTACCGTCGCGGTCGCGACCGGCGGCACGGCACCCGCGCTGAGCAAGTACCTGCGACAGGAACTCGAGGAGACGGTCGACGGGGCCGGTGAGATGGCTCGAGCCTGCGGGGGGCTGCGCGAGGAACTCAAATCGCGGGACGTATCGGCGGGCCGACGACGAGAGATCGTCACGGATGTCGTCAATTCTCCGGAGGTTTGGACAGCTTTACGTACGGGTACTTCTAACTACCGTCAAGTGATTGAGGACGTGCTCGGCGAGGAACTATCGACTGGGGGTGATCGGCCATGA
- a CDS encoding Lrp/AsnC family transcriptional regulator — protein sequence MTTDVDLTERERAVVNAFQGGFPVVERPFEDAAAAMRDRGVDIDATELLETVRDLDERGVLSRFGALVNAQEIGGAATLVAMHAPDDRFDEIVEAVNDRREVAHNYEREHPHLNVWFVVSVADEDRVETVLAEIEDETGQATYNLPKRQEFRVEAKFYVDGPLDGGGDIEAAGVDCSALGPDIAPTDAAVLSPAERDLVLEIQDGVPLTETPYADIADAIGQEIDWVLETITRFEREGKIRRIGVVPNHYALGYTENGMTVWNVPDDVVPEVGPEVAALPFVTHCYRRPRHEGVWPYNFFAMTHGRSEEESRQRVEQVRERMEEYWDVTPDDWDTLHSTQILKKTGIRMAERADANTRAQ from the coding sequence ATGACTACGGACGTCGACCTCACCGAGCGCGAACGGGCGGTCGTCAACGCCTTTCAGGGCGGGTTTCCCGTCGTGGAACGGCCGTTCGAGGACGCCGCGGCGGCCATGCGCGACCGCGGGGTCGACATCGATGCGACGGAACTGCTCGAGACGGTTCGGGACCTCGACGAGCGCGGCGTGCTCTCGCGGTTCGGGGCCCTCGTCAACGCCCAAGAGATCGGCGGCGCGGCGACGCTGGTCGCCATGCACGCCCCCGACGATCGGTTCGACGAGATCGTCGAGGCGGTCAACGACCGGCGCGAGGTGGCCCACAACTACGAGCGCGAGCACCCGCACCTGAACGTCTGGTTCGTCGTGAGCGTCGCCGACGAGGACCGCGTCGAGACGGTGCTCGCCGAGATCGAGGACGAGACGGGCCAAGCGACGTACAACCTGCCCAAACGACAGGAGTTCCGCGTCGAGGCCAAGTTCTACGTCGACGGCCCACTCGACGGCGGGGGCGATATCGAGGCCGCCGGCGTCGACTGCTCGGCGCTCGGCCCCGACATCGCGCCGACCGACGCCGCCGTGCTGTCGCCGGCCGAGCGGGACCTCGTCCTCGAGATTCAGGACGGAGTCCCCCTGACAGAAACGCCGTATGCGGACATCGCCGATGCGATCGGGCAGGAGATCGACTGGGTGCTCGAGACGATCACGCGGTTCGAACGCGAGGGGAAGATCCGCCGGATCGGCGTCGTGCCGAACCACTACGCGCTGGGGTACACGGAAAACGGGATGACGGTCTGGAACGTCCCGGACGATGTCGTTCCCGAGGTCGGCCCGGAGGTCGCCGCCTTACCGTTCGTCACCCACTGTTACCGGCGGCCGCGCCACGAGGGCGTCTGGCCGTACAACTTCTTCGCGATGACCCACGGCCGCAGCGAGGAAGAGAGCCGCCAGCGAGTCGAACAGGTTCGGGAACGGATGGAGGAATATTGGGACGTAACTCCCGACGACTGGGACACCTTGCACTCGACGCAAATATTGAAGAAGACCGGTATACGGATGGCAGAGCGAGCCGACGCGAACACCAGAGCGCAGTAG
- a CDS encoding DUF5778 family protein — MPDAIDDDLYRRTKALLEPGDIALNGAVVRTDYDGQEDVKMMQATIDVGDIIAEHSGYDPKDCYVYSGNDDPDFSSNQHQGLTLEDEEFVWECQQLLREGSFDIVIYYKASADHEAILEDVRDLGFDVMGVEGE; from the coding sequence ATGCCAGACGCGATCGACGACGACCTCTACCGGCGGACCAAGGCACTGCTCGAGCCCGGGGACATCGCCCTCAACGGGGCGGTCGTCCGAACCGATTACGACGGGCAGGAAGACGTCAAGATGATGCAGGCAACGATCGACGTCGGCGACATCATCGCCGAACACTCCGGGTACGACCCGAAAGACTGCTACGTCTATTCGGGCAACGACGATCCCGACTTCTCCTCGAATCAGCATCAGGGGCTAACCCTCGAGGACGAGGAGTTCGTCTGGGAGTGCCAGCAACTGCTGCGGGAGGGCAGTTTCGATATCGTCATCTACTACAAGGCGAGCGCGGACCACGAGGCGATCCTCGAGGACGTTCGCGATCTGGGCTTCGACGTAATGGGCGTCGAGGGCGAGTGA